From the Musa acuminata AAA Group cultivar baxijiao chromosome BXJ3-7, Cavendish_Baxijiao_AAA, whole genome shotgun sequence genome, one window contains:
- the LOC103991978 gene encoding probable carbohydrate esterase At4g34215 isoform X1, with amino-acid sequence MHICIGRLNCRPEKKRKTNMPSLAVSLLLALLRLVLAAPSAQCDLHHATSCPGLTPKKLVFVLAGQSNMAGRGGVSRDLWDGAVPPQCRPSPSILRLSARLRWEVAREPLHADVDVNKTCGVGPGMAFAHAILSSVFWAARPPPVIGLVPCAVGGTRIEEWAKGTALYDGLVRRARAAAGKLGAVLWYQGESDTVSREDAEAYRARMERLILHLRSDLEMPGLLLIQVAIASGEGNFTEIVRKAQKDICLPSVACVDAKGLQLEADHLHLTTSAQVQLGEMLAATYLTHAMSK; translated from the exons ATGCATATATGCATAGGGAGACTAAATTGCCgaccagaaaagaaaagaaagacaaaCATGCCTTCACTCGCTGTCTCACTGCTGCTGGCGCTGCTCCGCCTCGTGCTCGCCGCCCCATCGGCCCAATGCGACCTCCATCACGCGACCTCCTGCCCCGGTCTGACGCCCAAGAAGCTCGTCTTCGTGCTCGCGGGGCAGAGCAACATGGCCGGGCGGGGCGGCGTCTCACGCGACCTATGGGACGGGGCCGTGCCGCCGCAGTGTCGCCCGAGCCCCTCCATCCTGCGCCTAAGCGCGCGCCTCCGCTGGGAGGTGGCGCGAGAGCCCCTCCACGCCGACGTCGACGTCAACAAGACCTGCGGCGTGGGCCCCGGCATGGCCTTCGCCCACGCGATCCTCTCCTCCGTGTTCTGGGCAGCGAGGCCGCCGCCGGTGATCGGTCTGGTGCCGTGCGCGGTCGGCGGGACCAGGATAGAGGAGTGGGCGAAGGGCACGGCGCTGTACGATGGCTTGGTGCGGCGGGCGAGGGCGGCGGCGGGGAAGCTGGGAGCGGTGCTGTGGTACCAGGGGGAGAGCGATACGGTGTCCCGCGAGGACGCGGAGGCGTACAGGGCACGGATGGAGAGGCTGATACTGCATCTCCGGTCGGATCTCGAGATGCCGGGGCTTCTCTTGATTCAG GTTGCTATCGCATCAGGTGAAGGAAACTTCACAGAGATAGTGAGGAAGGCTCAGAAGGATATATGTCTTCCCAGTGTTGCATGTGTTGATGCCAAAGGATTGCAACTTGAGGCTGACCATCTGCACCTCACCACTTCGGCTCAAGTTCAGCTGGGTGAGATGTTAGCTGCTACCTATTTAACTCATGCCATGTCCAAATAA
- the LOC103991978 gene encoding probable carbohydrate esterase At4g34215 isoform X2: MHICIGRLNCRPEKKRKTNMPSLAVSLLLALLRLVLAAPSAQCDLHHATSCPGLTPKKLVFVLAGQSNMAGRGGVSRDLWDGAVPPQCRPSPSILRLSARLRWEVAREPLHADVDVNKTCGVGPGMAFAHAILSSVFWAARPPPVIGLVPCAVGGTRIEEWAKGTALYDGLVRRARAAAGKLGAVLWYQGESDTVSREDAEAYRARMERLILHLRSDLEMPGLLLIQVKETSQR, encoded by the exons ATGCATATATGCATAGGGAGACTAAATTGCCgaccagaaaagaaaagaaagacaaaCATGCCTTCACTCGCTGTCTCACTGCTGCTGGCGCTGCTCCGCCTCGTGCTCGCCGCCCCATCGGCCCAATGCGACCTCCATCACGCGACCTCCTGCCCCGGTCTGACGCCCAAGAAGCTCGTCTTCGTGCTCGCGGGGCAGAGCAACATGGCCGGGCGGGGCGGCGTCTCACGCGACCTATGGGACGGGGCCGTGCCGCCGCAGTGTCGCCCGAGCCCCTCCATCCTGCGCCTAAGCGCGCGCCTCCGCTGGGAGGTGGCGCGAGAGCCCCTCCACGCCGACGTCGACGTCAACAAGACCTGCGGCGTGGGCCCCGGCATGGCCTTCGCCCACGCGATCCTCTCCTCCGTGTTCTGGGCAGCGAGGCCGCCGCCGGTGATCGGTCTGGTGCCGTGCGCGGTCGGCGGGACCAGGATAGAGGAGTGGGCGAAGGGCACGGCGCTGTACGATGGCTTGGTGCGGCGGGCGAGGGCGGCGGCGGGGAAGCTGGGAGCGGTGCTGTGGTACCAGGGGGAGAGCGATACGGTGTCCCGCGAGGACGCGGAGGCGTACAGGGCACGGATGGAGAGGCTGATACTGCATCTCCGGTCGGATCTCGAGATGCCGGGGCTTCTCTTGATTCAG GTGAAGGAAACTTCACAGAGATAG